From the genome of Pseudomonas sp. FP453:
ATTCCGTTCTGCCTGATGGCGCTGGTCAACGGTGCCAGCTATCCGATTGTAGTGGCGAATGCACTGATGCCGTTTGCCGAAAATTCCGGCAAGGCGGCGGCCCTGCAAAACACCCTGCAGCTGGGTTTGTGCTTTCTCAGCAGCCTGCTGGTGTCGTCGATGATTGACCAGCCGCTGCTGATTACCGTGATCGTGATGCTGGCGACTGCGCCGTTGGCGGTGTTGGGGTACTGGTTGGCGCGGCCGAAGGCTGACGGTTCGAAGCTGGCACAAGCTTAGAAGTGTAATGCGATCAACTGTGGGAGCTGGCTTGCCTGCGATGCTGGCGACTCGGTGTTTCAGTCGTACCGAGGTGATGCTATCGCAGGCAAGCCAGCTCCCACACTTTGAAATGCCCTAGAAGGTGATTTCCATATTCACCGTCGGCGTCGACGTGCGGCTACCCCGGCCACCGTCCACACCAAACTTGTTGTGCCAGTACTCGTAACCCACACCGAGATACAGGTTCGGCTTCACGCTTTTACCCGGACGCACGGCCACCATCAGCGCGCTGCGCACCAGCGCTTCGGGCGCAGTGTCGCGGCCGTGGTAGTCCTCGCCTTTCTCGCCGACGTAGTTGATGAACCCCTGGAATTTCGCCGCGTGGTTGGCGATTTCGAAGGGACGCATCCAGGTCAGGTTGAGCATGTAGGTGTCGTCGAAGGTGTGGTTCGACTCTTGCGCGCCGGGGATGCCGGTGTGGTTCTTTTCCTTGTAGTACAACAGGCTCAGGTCCAGCACGCCGACGGTGTTGAACTTCAAGGTCGGGCCGAGCACCACCGCACGTTTTTTTGCCGAGGCGAAGTTGTTGTTGCGGTTGGCATCGAAGCCCAGGGTCAGCGCGTAATCCTTGACCAGCCCGGTACCCAACGGCACATCGAACACCCGTGACGCGTAAAGCTGGTGCCGATACACCGCGTACACTTCGCTGCCGCCGTGATCGGTGCCCTTGCGCGGGTCACTGCTGTCGGACAGGAACACATCCAGGTTGAGGAAATTACTGCCATACGTGTAGCCGCTGGCGTGGGTGAAGCTGTAGATCCGCTTGCTGAATTCGTCGGGGTTATTCGGATTGGTGAACTGTTGGCCGTAGCGGAATCCTACGCTGTTGTTCATCCATTCCACCGCGACAGCCTCCCCGCCGCCGAGGAGGGTGAGCAATACGGTTGCGCCGTGCAGTGCCTTTTTCATTGTTTTAATTCCTTTGGCGTTTGGCTCATGGCGACCTTGCAGGGGCCGCCGGGCGCAGTATCGACACAAGGATCGCGCACGCCAAAGAACAGAATCTCGCCTGGGCCGATGCCGAAACGGCAGCAGCCGGGCTGCCCTGAAAGTCAGGAAATACGCGGGGGCGCAGTCATTTCATCGCGTTCGCGCAAGGTAATTTCCTCGCCCAGCAGATGCGCCAACGCTTGCACCGCCACTGGCAAGTCGCGGTCTTTGCGCGCATACACGCCCAGGTCGCTGAAGATTCCACCCTGGTCACTCAAGGGGATATGCAGCAGTTCGCCGCGCGCCAGGTCGGCCTCGATGCCGATGCGGGTCTGGAAGGCAATGCCCAATTGCTGGCGTGCCAACTGCCGGGCCAACTCCATGGAGTTGCTGTGCAGCAGCGCCTTGTTTGGCGCTGCACGCTTGTGCAGCGGGGCGATCAGGTGATGCACCGACAGCTCGCTCTTGGCCTGGATCACCCCGTATTCGCAGCACTGCCCGTAGCTGACTTGGCTTTCACCCGCCAATGCGTGGGTCGGTGTCATCAGCGCGCCGAGGCGGAAATGGCCGACACACAGTTGGGTGATTTCGCCACTGCGGGGCAGGGCAAACGCCAGCCCCAAATCCGCCTGGCCATTGACCACCGCGCCGGGAATCGATTGCGAGCCTTGCACCGTGACGCCAATCGTCACCTTCGGATAGCGCTCGCGCATGCGCTTGAGGGCGGCGGGCAGCAGTTCAACGGCAGCGCCTTCCACCGTGGCGATTTCCACATGGCCGGTCTGCACGCCATGCAAGCCATCCAGTTCACCGCGCACCCGTTCCACATCCTGCAACAGCAGCGTGATGTGGCGCGTGAGGATTTCGCCAGCCGCCGTCACACGCAGGCCGCCTGGCAAACGCTCAAACAGCGTCGCGCCCATCTCATCTTCCAGCTTGAGGATCTGCCGGTTCACCGCCGACGACGCCACATTGAGGCGCCGTGCGGCTTCGCGGATCGAATGGCAGCGCCGCACCATGTCGAAGTAATAGATCGCGGGGGCGTGGATGCGCAGTTTGCGGTTGAGCATTTTTTTTCAGGTCCTTTTGCGCAGGTCTTCAGGCCGCGGGACAGGGCGGCTGAATGGATTTTTGTAACGAGGATTACAAGCTTGTTGTGGAATTGATTGTATACAATTCTATGGACATCCCGTGTTTCCTTTGCATACAGTGATTGCACAACAAAAACAGAGATCCCCTCACCATGACTATCCCGAAGGCGTCACCGCAGCGGCCCGAAGATGAAAATCTGGGCGTCGCCGCCAACATGGCTTACGGCCTGCAGCATGTCCTCACCATGTACGGTGGCATCGTCGCCGTACCGCTGATCGTCGGCCAGGCGGCCGGGTTGTCGCCGGCGGATATCGGCCTGTTGATCGCCGCGTCGCTGTTTGCCGGTGGCCTGGCCACCTTGTTGCAAACCTTGGGTTTACCGTTCTTTGGTTGTCAGTTGCCGCTGGTGCAGGGCGTGTCGTTTGCCGGTGTGGCCACCATGGTGGCAATCGTCGGCAGCGATGGCGCCGGCGGGGTTCCGGCGATCCTCGGGGCGGTGATGGCCGCGTCGTTTATCGGGCTGTTGATTACCCCGGTGTTCTCGCGAATCACCAAATTCTTCCCGCCCTTGGTGACCGGTATCGTGATCACCACCATCGGCTTGACCCTGATGCCCGTTGCGGCGCGTTGGGCGATGGGCGGCAACAGCCGCGCGGCGGATTTTGGCAGCATGTCCAACATCGGCCTGGCCGCATTGACCCTGATGCTGGTGTTGCTGTTGAGCAAGATCGGCAGTGCGACCATTTCCCGTCTGTCGATCCTCCTGGCGATGGTGATCGGCACCGTGATTGCCGTGTTCCTGGGTATGGCGGACTTCTCCGGGGTGACCCAGGGGCCGATGTTCGGTTTTCCCACACCATTCCATTTCGGCATGCCAACTTTCCATGTGGCCGCGATCATCTCCATGTGCATCGTGGTGATGGTGACGCTGGTGGAAACCTCGGCGGATATCCTGGCGGTGGGCGAGATCATCGACACCAAGGTCGATTCCAAACGCCTGGGTAACGGCTTGCGCGCCGATATGTTGTCGAGCATGTTTGCGCCGATTTTTGGTTCGTTCACCCAGAGCGCGTTCGCCCAGAATGTCGGCCTGGTGGCGGTCACCGGGGTGAAAAGCCGTTTTGTGGTGGCGACGGGCGGGTTGTTCCTGGTGATCCTCGGCCTGCTGCCCTTTATGGGCCGGGTGATTGCGGCGGTGCCGACGTCGGTGTTGGGCGGGGCGGGTATCGTGCTGTTTGGTACCGTGGCGGCCAGCGGTATCCGCACGCTGTCGAAGGTGGACTACCGCAACAACATGAACCTGATCATCGTCGCCACTTCCATCGGTTTTGGCATGATCCCGATTGCGGCACCGAGCTTCTATGATCACTTCCCGACCTGGTTCGCCACCATTTTCCACTCGGGCATCAGCTCGTCCGCGATAATGGCGATCTTGCTGAACCTGGCGTTCAACCACTTCACCGCCGGTAACTCGGACCAGCAATCGGTGTTTGTGGCAGGGACGGAGCGCAGTTTGTGCTTCCACGATGTGGCCGCGTTGCGCGATGGGGATTACTTCCGCGGCGGCAAGCTGTTTGATGCCGAGGGTAAGGAGATTCCGTTGGTGGCTGATGTATCAAGGAAGACCGCGAAACCTGAAACCACTGAAGTCTGAAGCCGGTTGAGGCACCCATGTGGGAGCTGGCTTGCCTGCGATAGCGGCGGTGAATTCACCCCAGTCATCGCGGGCAAGCCCGCTCCCACATTTTGACCGGGGTCACGCACATTTTGAATTGTGAACCCAATCCATTGTGGGAGCTGGCTTGCCTGCGATAGCGGCGGTGAATTCACCCCAGTCATCGCGGGCAAGCCCGCTCCCACATTTTGATCGGGGTCACGCACATTTTGAATTGTGAACCCAGTCCATTGTGGGAGCTGGCTTGCCTGCGATAGCGGCGGTGAATTCACCCCAGTCATCGCGGGCAAGCCCGCTCCCATATTTTGATCGGGGTCACGCACATTTTGAATCGTGAGCCCAATCCATTGTGGGAGCTGGCTCATCGCGGGCAAGCCCGCTCCCACATTTTGATCGGGGTCACGCACATTTTGAATTGTGAACCCAATCCATTGTGGGAGCTGGCTTGCCTGCGATAGCGGCGGTGAATTCACCCCAGTCATCGCGGGCAAGCCCGCTCCCACATTTTGATCGGGGTCACGCACATTTTGAATTGTGAACCCAATCCATTGTGGGAGCTGGCTTGCCTGCGATAGCGGCGGTGAATTCACCCCAGTCATCGCAGGCAAGCGAGCTCCCACATTTTGATTTAGCCAGCCTTAAGCTTTGGGTACGGTACCGAACACGCCTCATCCAGAAACTTAACCACGGTGCCCATGCACGCCTGGCGTTCTTCGACATGGGGCATGTGGCTGGAGTCTTCAAACAGCGCCCAGCGCACATCCGCGATTTCATCCAGGAACGGCTTGACCACCAATGGCGTGGCCTCGTCATGCCGCCCGGAGATCACCAGGGTCGGCACCTTGATCGCCGACAACCGGCCAATCGACTTCCAATCCTTCAAGCTGCCGATCACGTGGAACTCGGTCGGGCCGCTCATGGCGTGGTACACCGTGGGGTCTGAGTCGACTTGGGCAAAGGTCCGCGCGACCTCTTCCGGCCATGGATTGACGCGGCACACGTGCTGGTCATAGAAAATCCGCGAGGCGGCGAGGTATTCCGGGTCTTGATAGGTGCCGGCGGCTTCATGCTTGAGCAGGGTTTCGTGCACGCCTTCAGGCAATAGCTTACGCAGGCGGTTGGCTTCGCTGACCCAGGTGCGCATGCACGTCGGCGAGTTGGCCGGGATGAACGCGCGCAGGCCCTTGGGCTGGCGGATCGCGTGTTCGCTGCCGAGCATGCCGCCCCAGGATTGGCCGAGGATCGCGTAGTTATCGCGGATGTTCAGGTGGTCGAGCAGGTTGTCCAGTTCGGCGAGGAACAGGTCGACGGTCCAGAACGACGGGTCTTTGTCCGGCAGATGGGTGGAGCGGCCGTTGCCCAGTTGATCGTAGTGGATCACGGCATGGCCGCTGGCGGCGACGTCCTTGAAGGCATCGACATAGTCATGGGTGCAGCCGGGGCCGCCGTGGATGATCACCAGCGGCGTGCGGCCGGTGGTCAGGTCGCCGGTGACGCGGTACCAGGTCTGGTAGGCGCCAAAGGCCGCATACCCTTCGCGGATTTTTTCGATGAATTCCATTTCGTACCCTGCTCTTTGGAAAAAGGATCAGGGACACGATAGTCGGCACGCCAGATTTAGGTAACTAGCAAAACAGCTAGGTTTTACCCATCGGTCAATCTTCCAGCAGGCGGTAATGGGTGGCGCGCACCACCGCTTGTACGCGGTTCTTGGCCCCCAGCTTGTGCATCGCCGAGGCCAGGTGCAGGGTGACCACCGCCAGTGAACGGCTCAACTGCGTGGCGATTTCGGCGGCGGTGAGGCCGTCGGCGGCCCATTTCAGGCATTCGCGTTCGCGTTTGGTCAGGTGGATATGCGGGTACGTGCGTAGCTCTTTGCTGAACAGTGGGTAGGCCGCTTCCTGCAAGGCGTGGGTAATCAGGCTGAAATCCGCCAGGGTCTGCTGTGCATCCTGCAACACACTGCGGGCCTTGCCGATGCGCAGGCCGGTCAACGAGGCGAAGCCGCCGCGTGGCAAGTGGATGGGCACGCTGACGCCGCAGGTCAGTTGGCGTTCGTGCAAATAAGAGGAAACAGGTGCGTGGCAAGGGTCGATGATCTTCTGCAGCGCCGTCTGGGCCTTGGCCTCGTAGGACCAGACAAATGGCGATACTGTGCTCAAGGCCAGGTGCTGCACCGGGTCGATCTGGTAGAAGCCTTCGCCGCACCACAACGCGTGCCAGTCGGGCGGCGTGTTGCGCAGCTCCAGGACCGAAGGGGTGATCAAGGCGCCGTCATGGTCGATGGGCACCGGGGTGTAGTCATACACCAGTGCATCAAAACCCAACTGTTGGGCAAGGATAAAGGTGTTGTCCATCTGTTCATCCAGGCTCCTGCCCGGCATCAGACGGTTATTGAAGGCAGTAAGCTT
Proteins encoded in this window:
- a CDS encoding nucleoside-binding protein, which translates into the protein MKKALHGATVLLTLLGGGEAVAVEWMNNSVGFRYGQQFTNPNNPDEFSKRIYSFTHASGYTYGSNFLNLDVFLSDSSDPRKGTDHGGSEVYAVYRHQLYASRVFDVPLGTGLVKDYALTLGFDANRNNNFASAKKRAVVLGPTLKFNTVGVLDLSLLYYKEKNHTGIPGAQESNHTFDDTYMLNLTWMRPFEIANHAAKFQGFINYVGEKGEDYHGRDTAPEALVRSALMVAVRPGKSVKPNLYLGVGYEYWHNKFGVDGGRGSRTSTPTVNMEITF
- a CDS encoding LysR family transcriptional regulator, with product MLNRKLRIHAPAIYYFDMVRRCHSIREAARRLNVASSAVNRQILKLEDEMGATLFERLPGGLRVTAAGEILTRHITLLLQDVERVRGELDGLHGVQTGHVEIATVEGAAVELLPAALKRMRERYPKVTIGVTVQGSQSIPGAVVNGQADLGLAFALPRSGEITQLCVGHFRLGALMTPTHALAGESQVSYGQCCEYGVIQAKSELSVHHLIAPLHKRAAPNKALLHSNSMELARQLARQQLGIAFQTRIGIEADLARGELLHIPLSDQGGIFSDLGVYARKDRDLPVAVQALAHLLGEEITLRERDEMTAPPRIS
- a CDS encoding nucleobase:cation symporter-2 family protein, producing MTIPKASPQRPEDENLGVAANMAYGLQHVLTMYGGIVAVPLIVGQAAGLSPADIGLLIAASLFAGGLATLLQTLGLPFFGCQLPLVQGVSFAGVATMVAIVGSDGAGGVPAILGAVMAASFIGLLITPVFSRITKFFPPLVTGIVITTIGLTLMPVAARWAMGGNSRAADFGSMSNIGLAALTLMLVLLLSKIGSATISRLSILLAMVIGTVIAVFLGMADFSGVTQGPMFGFPTPFHFGMPTFHVAAIISMCIVVMVTLVETSADILAVGEIIDTKVDSKRLGNGLRADMLSSMFAPIFGSFTQSAFAQNVGLVAVTGVKSRFVVATGGLFLVILGLLPFMGRVIAAVPTSVLGGAGIVLFGTVAASGIRTLSKVDYRNNMNLIIVATSIGFGMIPIAAPSFYDHFPTWFATIFHSGISSSAIMAILLNLAFNHFTAGNSDQQSVFVAGTERSLCFHDVAALRDGDYFRGGKLFDAEGKEIPLVADVSRKTAKPETTEV
- a CDS encoding proline iminopeptidase-family hydrolase, with the protein product MEFIEKIREGYAAFGAYQTWYRVTGDLTTGRTPLVIIHGGPGCTHDYVDAFKDVAASGHAVIHYDQLGNGRSTHLPDKDPSFWTVDLFLAELDNLLDHLNIRDNYAILGQSWGGMLGSEHAIRQPKGLRAFIPANSPTCMRTWVSEANRLRKLLPEGVHETLLKHEAAGTYQDPEYLAASRIFYDQHVCRVNPWPEEVARTFAQVDSDPTVYHAMSGPTEFHVIGSLKDWKSIGRLSAIKVPTLVISGRHDEATPLVVKPFLDEIADVRWALFEDSSHMPHVEERQACMGTVVKFLDEACSVPYPKLKAG
- a CDS encoding LuxR family transcriptional regulator encodes the protein MLAKLTAFNNRLMPGRSLDEQMDNTFILAQQLGFDALVYDYTPVPIDHDGALITPSVLELRNTPPDWHALWCGEGFYQIDPVQHLALSTVSPFVWSYEAKAQTALQKIIDPCHAPVSSYLHERQLTCGVSVPIHLPRGGFASLTGLRIGKARSVLQDAQQTLADFSLITHALQEAAYPLFSKELRTYPHIHLTKRERECLKWAADGLTAAEIATQLSRSLAVVTLHLASAMHKLGAKNRVQAVVRATHYRLLED